The Thermodesulfobacteriota bacterium genomic sequence GTTCTGGGTTTATGGGATTCAAGAGAGACATCCGGCTTTTCAAATTCCCAGGTCTTTTCCCTATCTTTTTTAAGATCCATCCCATTGATAAAACGGTGAATACTCTCGGCAGCTTCCTTGCCGCATGAAACGGCTTCCACCACCGATTTGGGACCGTAAAATGCATCACCGCCGGCGAATACCCAGTCAATAGGTGTCTGTAAAGTGACCGGGTCGGCTTCCAAACCGCCCACCCTCGTGACAGCAATACCTTGCTCCTTGATGAATGACAGGTCGGTGCTCTGGCCGATGGAGATGATCACCGTGTCGCCGAACACCGGTTGGCACTCGTTTTCATCATATGACGGGTTAAAGCGACCGTCGCTGTCAAAAACAGCAGTACAGGTCTTAAACTCTATCCCGGAGACCTTGTTGCTTTTGTCTATGAAAAAGGCCTTGGGTCCGAAACTGTTAATAATCTTGATATCGCTTTCCAGGGCTTCCTCGATTTCATGCTCCCAGGCGGGCATCTCTTCGCGTTTTTCCAGACAGATCATGGTGACGGTCTTGGCCCCCTTGCGTTTGGCAGTCAGCGCCACATCGATGGCCACATTGCCGCCACCAACCACTATGACATCGTCGCCAATAGGCACATCTTTGCCCATGGCACTATCGCGGAGAAAATCCACGCCCTGGAGAACACCTTCCCCATCTTCGTTTTCAACGCCCAAACTGCGCCCGCCGTGCAGGCCGATGGCCATAAACATGGCCGAAAAACCATCTTTTTTAAGGCTTTTCATGGTGATGTCTTTGCCGAAGGTAATCCCGGTTTCAATGGTTACCCCCATTTCTTCGATCACTCTGATTTCACTTTGCAGAATATCCCTCGGTAAACGGTATTCAGGGATGCCCACAGCCATCATACCGCCGGCTACCGGCAATTTTTCAAAAATAGTCACCTGGTAGCCATTTCTTGCCAGAGAATAAGCGGCCGCCAGTCCTGCCGGACCTGAACCAATAATAGCCACCTTTTCATTGCGCGGCTCAGCCGTTTCCGGGATGTAGCTTGTATCCTGTCCCAATTCCCAGTCGGCCAGGAAGCGATGCAGTTCACGAATGGCCAATGGCTGGTCCACGTCGTTGCGGGTACAGATCTCTTCGCAGGGATGGTGGCATACCCGGCCACAGATGCCGGGAAAGGGGTGATCCTCTTTAAAAAGCTTCAACGCCTCGAGGTACTTCCCCTCATTGATCAGGGCAATATAGCCCTGTATGCTTACATGGGCCGGACAAGTGGCCTTGCAGGGTGCAGTTCCTATCTTACTGATGGCAAAAGCGCCGGGAATGGCTTGGGCGTATTGCTTATAAATGGCTTTTCTTTTTGAAAGTCCCTTGTCATACTCGTTGGGAACCTCAATGGGGCATACACCGATACATTCGCCACAGCTGGTACACTTCGAAATGTCCACATAACGCGCCTTTTGAGTTACCGTTGCGGTGAAATGTCCCACATCGCCATTGAGTTCTTCAAGTTCCGTATTGGTTAAAAGTTCTATGTTCAAATGCCGGCCGACCTCGACCAGTTTAGGCGAAATCACTCACATGGCACAGTCGTTGGTTGGAAAGGTCTTGTCCAGCTGAGACATCATTCCGCCAATGGCTGAAGACTTTTCAAGCATGTAAACGTAGTATCCTGAGTTGGCAAGATCCAGGGCGGACTGCATTCCGGCAATCCCTCCGCCAACAACCATGACTGATCCAATAATTTCTTTGCTATTATTTTTGTCGCTCATTTTTTATTCCTTAAATCCTTTCAAGTATTTGTGGAAGTTTGCTTTCCCATCCGATGGTGGATAGAAGAACCCCGCTGAATCCCTCTTTTTTTAACGTGGCGACCATTTCAGCTGCAATAAGAGTACACTCGCGAACTTTATCGGGTGATTTTTGGATCCGTTTAATCAGGGAATCGGGAATAAAAACATTATCCACGTTACGAACCATATAGCGGGCCATACCCAGTGATTTAAGCAGCAGCACGGTGGGAATAATCTTTGCCTTTTCAGTGTTCACCTTTTTTATGAAAGGCTCGATGGCAGAAAGATCAAATAAAGGCGGGGTGATGAAAAATTGGGTACCTGCATTGATCTTCTTGTTCATCTCTTCAAGTACCAAATCCGGAGACTTCCCTTTTGCACCTGCATCAACCGTGGAACCGACCAGAAACTGCGGAGAACCTGAAAGATCAATTCCGGCCATATCCTTCCCCTGTTGAAGACCGCTGATGACCTGCAACAGTTGCTCCAAATCGATGTCATACACCGATCTTGCCTGATGGTGATCTCCAAATCCCGGATCTTCTCCTTTCACTGCCATTACATTGGTAATACCACAGCCAAAGGCAGCAAGAAGATCGGCCTGAAGGGCAATTCTGTTTCTGTCCCGGCAATTGAGCTGCATGACCGTATCCATCCCTTTTGCCTGCAAAATCATGGCAGCACCCAGGGAACTCATCCGCATCACAGCGTTGCTCATTTCCGGTACCAAAAAAGCATCCACTTCGCCTTTAACCCTTTGAGCATCGGCAACCATCCCGGTGATATCTACCCCCTTGGGTGGCTCCATTTCTGCAAGGATGGCAAATTCCCCTGCGTTAAATTTGTTTTTTAAATGCATAAGTTTACCTCCGGCTTTTTTTCTTTATCTGCTGATTCCATCTTTACAGCAACTTTTATGCCGATTTGATATAGAATTGGGCAATAGTCAATTAAATCTATTTTTTTAGTAAGTTACGCTTATTTATTTTTTTGTGTATCAAAATTAAATTTAAATAAATTCACCGGAAGGTTGTGCCGATTTGGCATATGTGATAATAAAAACATTTAAATTTAAAATTGTTACTGACGCTATGCCATTATGGGATAGTCCATATTGGATGATACTTCAGCTCATAACTGTTAGCTCACGGTAAAAAAAGGATTTCATCCTTCTTGAAACAAGGCTGGACTGTAAGTTATGGGCGATGAACTGTGGTAAAGAGCTATTACTGAATTACTTCATTAGAAATAAACGGTCGTTTTTCAATCTTAGCTCGGTTCGACCGGGAAATCGCCTATTGGCCCGCTACCAGACTTAACAAATGAGGTCGGTATCGTACACGCTCCCTATCTTCTCAGTTAAACCGATACAGGCAGAGACGATCAACGCCGCCGTGAGATTCTGTCCGCTGGGGCTGGCTCAAATCTAATTGAAGTCTGCCTCAGGCAGACCGTACGTTCATTTATAGATAAGATTGTTAAGTCTGGTAGCGGGCCAATCGGCGATTTCCCGGTCGAACCTTAGGTTTCATGCTTCGTTGTGCCCAGTCGAGCATGAAAATTTATGTT encodes the following:
- a CDS encoding methylenetetrahydrofolate reductase, whose protein sequence is MHLKNKFNAGEFAILAEMEPPKGVDITGMVADAQRVKGEVDAFLVPEMSNAVMRMSSLGAAMILQAKGMDTVMQLNCRDRNRIALQADLLAAFGCGITNVMAVKGEDPGFGDHHQARSVYDIDLEQLLQVISGLQQGKDMAGIDLSGSPQFLVGSTVDAGAKGKSPDLVLEEMNKKINAGTQFFITPPLFDLSAIEPFIKKVNTEKAKIIPTVLLLKSLGMARYMVRNVDNVFIPDSLIKRIQKSPDKVRECTLIAAEMVATLKKEGFSGVLLSTIGWESKLPQILERI